The window TATTGTTTTATCTCTGAATGTAGATCATTCAGTTCACTCAGGTTACTGTAATGCAGAATCTTTTTAATTGTATTCTAGATTTAATGATTTAGAAGTTCGTGTTCCCCTTAATCTATGTCCTCCTTCtctttcaaaacacattttgtaaGGGTACTGGAAGGaggttttatcttattttatgcAGAAGTTGAACTATCTTGAATGCTACAAAGTCagaatttcagtattttagatTTGACATTTAGAGGATGGATGTGTTCACAGTAATTAGTGCAGTGAATTGTTCTGCTagccttttattttaatacataaaGGATAGATAGATTTAGTCGTGTTTCTCCAGACTTCAGTACAATGTTGAAAACATGGAGATACAGAGAGTAGTATAAATGATGTACCCATTATGTGTCCAGGNNNNgctatatttaaaaataaaataaaaaaaatatatttttcaaatgaatgtgtttaaatgtgtgatTTGGTGTCTCATCATGCTCCCTTAAAACAGCATCCCACTGCAGTTTCTGAAGTTCATTTTGGCAGCCCTTCTGCACGCTTCCAACTTTTCTGCATAAGTATAGttgacattttattctgtttttaaaagcctttttaaaCTCTGAATGAATACACAgtcataaaataataactatGTCATTTTctctaagaaaagaaaatctcaaCATATTAAAAGCTATTGTTTTGATTTAGTTTCATCTCTGTCCACTAGGGGGCACTATAGTGTTGTCTAGATAAACTGCAAGCTGttggttttttatttaaaactataatattacaaagaataaaagcaaaatttaccaaaaataaagatacaaaatattatgtgaacatttttaacaattttattatttaggaaGCAAATAGTTTTCACCCAATTCAACTTATTCAACTACTAGTAAAAATAACACTGGGTCCATCTTATCCACAGATCAGCTTTATAGTCTTGTAAATGTACTCTTGTTGAGGCTAGATTTATGTTTACTTCTGCCTCTGTGTTATCTTGTCTGGCTGAAACCAAGTGAGGGGACAGAAGCACTCATCTGAATTGATCCCAAGTAATTGGAAGCGGAGGAAAGAGAAATCGATGGACCGCGCAAAATGGATCCAACAGCTGTCACCTGTTTGCAAGTATAAGGACACAAACAACCTGACTACTTCAAAAGGGGATTGCAGTCTGTGACATGGTACACTTCAGAGCTCTCAGCTTTGTCTGCTCACAGGTAAGGGCCAAACTCTTTGCAATGGTGACAATGCAAACACTTTGCaggattttaatattttttgatggctcattcctttgttttttggagCCTTTCTTCTGTGCAGGAATGTTCTCAGTGGATGTGGTTCGTAGAGGGCTCTATGCATCTCTTACAGTAGTGGGAGTTCCTGGTAATATTCTTGTAATCGTGGCGTTCCTTCTCCTGTCCTACGAAGAGAACCGTCTCCTCGCAGCTGACGCCATCGTCCTGCACCTGACCTGTGCCAATCTGCTTGTGGTGGTTGTACGCTGCCTGACGGAGACCCTGGCCTCCTTCCATGTGGGCAACATCTTTGGAGATGCTGGTTGTAAAGGGGTAATCTTCATCTACAGAACCTCTCGTGCCCTCTCAATCTGGCTCACCTTCCTCCTGAGCACTTACCAGTGTCTGAGCATCTCCCCTCCTGGATCCTTCTGGGCTTCTATGCGCATACTGTTAGCCCAAAAtttggtctttgttttcctcttcctctGGGTACTCAACACCACTATGAGCTCAGGAGCCTTGTTGTTCTCTTTAAGCTCCAAGAATGACTCAAGCCCAACAAACAACGCAGTCAATATAGAATTCTGCTTTGTGAGTTTCCCTTCAGAGTTATCCAAAGAGATCTACGGGGGAGCACAAGTGGGCAGAGATGTGGTGCCAATGGCCCTCATGACTCTGGCCAGTGTTATTATTCTAGTCCTCCTTTACCAGCACAACCAACACATGAACAGTCTTCACAGGAACAGTCATACAAGTGGAGGAAGAGGTGGAGCAAAGAGACGAGCTGCAAAGGTTGTGGTTGTGCTTGTGACTTTGTATTTGGCCTTGTATGGTGTAGACTGTGGCCTTTGGGTGTACACCCTAACTGTGAAAAAGACAATGAGTACTTCGCTGATCTCAGATCTGCGTGTATTTTTTGCCTCCATGTATGCAGCCCTCAGCCCCATGGTAATCATTGTATCTAACAGGAAGGTGAATAGTAGGCTGATGTGTGCTTCCCAGAAGCTCGCCTTGGAGAGAACCAATCATGCTCCATCTTTTTGAGATATGCTTCTGAAGTCATTTGAATGGCTGAAGGGGAACCTGAGTGTGACCTATACCCCAATTATTTCTTGtcgtgcatttttttaaactttggtgTAATTTTTGACTAACCTACTTTGTCTATGTGGTGGTACCAGTGTAGTTTTTACATTCATGTAAGCCCCACTACAAATAATCTCATGTTCTTTTTCAGTTTAGTCATTATATTCTATCAATTTTATTGCTGTGAAAATGTTAGTATATTAATTAGATCAGTTTAGCTGTCATCATTTTCTGTCTGCCTATTTAGCCTTCATTAGGGCTTTGTGAGGAATCTGGAAAGTGTCCCATGTTAACAACAGCAGCTAATTGTTCTCCAGAGAATTGGTCAAATGTCTAATGGGAAAACTGAAGAACTGTTTTGTAAAGTGTCgtgggatgaaaaaaaatgtttattaatataaaaacaaaagacataatTCAATGCTGACAAAGTCAGACCTTTATAAAATAAGACGCAAAGGTAGATTTTGGCACTATACCTCTCAGTCTGCTGATGGATGTGGCAAACTGGTCATTTAGGAGTCATTATGTAATTTTCCTGACTTGACAAATCAAGGGCAGGGAGAAAGGGTGAGGACATAACCCTTTGCGAATGACAGcccaaaaaacataaagtggGGCTGCCAGCACTCTGCAATCCTGTCATGACTCTTAAGTGCAATCACTGTGGGGCTGTTGAGTTGCTGTCGCACTGCAGGTGAGAACAAGAACACTTCTCTCTGTGCTTGTGCAAACTGTTGCGTGAATCATATAGTCAATACCGGAAACATAAAAGGTCACAAGTGTCACTACAAAGTAATATTCATTTTTCACACAGCTGGAACCaagaaaatctttcaaaaaagcTTTTCCCAGATGACATATTCCATGTTTCTTACTCTTCAATCCACTGAAATCTGAGTGGCACTCTATACAGACTCCGGTGGAATGAAGGATAGAAGACatggatgtttttgtgtgtcgTCGCGTCTGGTAAGGAATCGTTGAATGCAGGCTCCGGTGTGTTCTTTGACGGCTTCCGGAGAAGCCGTTCCTTTGCTGTCAAGAAAGAAGATTTGGCAGATTTGTTAAGAGGAATAAACCGACAAAAGACAGGTTTCACTGGAGTGCAAGCTCAAGTGCCTCAGCGAGTGTTTGAAGGGCGTGCCAGGCAGGCCTCTACCTGCACATGGCAGGACCTGTTTCTCTCTGCTTTGCATCCTTCTCGAGTCTTTTGAGCCCAAAGAAGCCATGCTGCTGTGAAATGCATGTGCCGCAAAATTCTAAACACCCTCATTCTTACTCCTTTAAGAATGCTCAGTggatttaagatttaaaagttGTAGCTTTACACTCAAATAACTGAGAAATGTACAAGAGCAAGACATAAACAGCTTAGTTTAATCAAAACAActaatcaataaaaaagtccACTTTTCCTCTTagttaaaaagcaaaagtgtaaaatacaaacccataaaaaaaacagagtaaatcTTTGAAGgtgtctaaaaaaacacagctaaatCCCACCAGGCGATCCTGTTAAGACCTCTGTCGCGTCTGATGTCAGTCTATTTACCTGCACCAGGTACAGGCATTTTTGTCCCCCTTGTCCACCAATTACAAAGCAGCAGGAAGGATAAACCTCGCCCTTTTCTGCCTTGAAGCAAATACACACCCTGCTGCAACTGAATGTTCAACCAAAACCATCTCCTCCCCCGCAAAAAACCTGCATGTATTACACAAACACCAGTTAGAACTACAGCGACCAGCAGAAACTTGCAGAAACAGTATCAGCAACTGTGACTTCACTAAACTCTAGAAATTCACATTATAATGTCAGATATTAAAATTATAATGTTGTctaattttcaaaatggcataaccatgaagtttattttgaaaataacagatttctcattttttatacAAAGGAGACGACTTCAGtggtattaaaaagaaaaagaataaaaaaacatccctCAGACTGTATGAGCACAAGAAACCGATTATCATAACCATTGCTGGTGTGAGCTTGCTTGTCTTTCTGTTGGGTTTCTCTTCAAACCTTATGTGTTTAAGACTTATTtcttgtttgaaagaaaataaatcaaaaatactttcaatTGAAAAGAAGAACTAAAGTGGTGGCAAAAAAATTGCCTTAAAAGTGGCACTTtggatttcctttttaaaattcctAATAGAAAAACGTTTATAAGAAAGTGACTTGAATAAAATTACTTCAAGTGagagtttttttatgcattttttagcttTCTAATGTTGAATATGTGTGACCCTTTTCCATGCTTTTACCCAGTTCCACTCATTTCCTTTAGACACAGAGTTTTCACAATCATGTTTCAGCTTGCCTGGAATGCTGCACGGCACCCAAGCAAGAAACTCTGCAGCCATAAAGTTTAACGTTGGGTTTGAAAAAGGCCTGTTCTGACTTGACAAATACAACTGAACGTCCACATATCCTGACAGAAACTCAATTTGAGAAAAACGTTTCGATTCCAAAGCATCAATCCCTGATTTTGGTATTTaacccatgttttttttatgcaagtGCTTCATATTAAAGTTATgagaatcaaattaaatatttttttaatttttaatgtttgtgaagATTCTTAGTGATTGACTGATTTCATGGATTGATAGTTAGGGGGTAGCAAAAAGTAAGTCACACACTTAATGCTTAAATGGTAAACTTGTTTTAGATGAAAGTTGTTAAATCTGATCAAAATTGTTCAATATTcactaaaaacatcaataaaacagGGAGAGCAGTCATGATTTCATGTCACAGTGTGATCACACCCAACCAACTATATTGGAACAAAAGGGTTCATGAATTTAGTCATGCAAGAGAAAACCGAACCAGAGTTTATCAGTTTGCAGTGAAACCATAGAACATCTTGACACTATCCGTGATATCTGTGACAGGTTTAGGGCTGCAGCAGCGCGGAAGTAGaccaaattgaaaaaaaacggTTGGGGGTGGGGTAAAGGGGTAGTGGGGAGTTGTGACTCAGGgccagaaagcagcagcagcccctcctcCAACCCCCACCACCACTCTCAGGAAAGTTATGTAGTGATGTGCTGAGACATGACAGGCATTTttcaatgctttaaaaaaaatcctgcagctcATCTCCTTGTAAGGAAGAGAGAGCAATAAGTAAAAAGGAAACTTCAAGATTGCTGAGttacaagaggaaaaaaaataataaacagggATGGAGTCATGCGAATTCATGAGGAATAACTGAATAATATACTTTTCACTGACAGATGGAAGAGACATCTTGGGTGAAGTTGGATCTCAAAGCCGCCCTGAAATGAACTGAAGAATCAGTGGGAGTTCTATCGCTGTTCTAtca is drawn from Oryzias melastigma strain HK-1 linkage group LG5, ASM292280v2, whole genome shotgun sequence and contains these coding sequences:
- the LOC112145384 gene encoding LOW QUALITY PROTEIN: olfactory receptor class A-like protein 1 (The sequence of the model RefSeq protein was modified relative to this genomic sequence to represent the inferred CDS: inserted 1 base in 1 codon), translated to MAHSFXFLEPFFCAGMFSVDVVRRGLYASLTVVGVPGNILVIVAFLLLSYEENRLLAADAIVLHLTCANLLVVVVRCLTETLASFHVGNIFGDAGCKGVIFIYRTSRALSIWLTFLLSTYQCLSISPPGSFWASMRILLAQNLVFVFLFLWVLNTTMSSGALLFSLSSKNDSSPTNNAVNIEFCFVSFPSELSKEIYGGAQVGRDVVPMALMTLASVIILVLLYQHNQHMNSLHRNSHTSGGRGGAKRRAAKVVVVLVTLYLALYGVDCGLWVYTLTVKKTMSTSLISDLRVFFASMYAALSPMVIIVSNRKVNSRLMCASQKLALERTNHAPSF